The Parambassis ranga chromosome 14, fParRan2.1, whole genome shotgun sequence genome includes a window with the following:
- the LOC114445667 gene encoding cornifelin homolog B-like → MSSKMVIRQPQPVMVSQDSDEWGSGICDCCENAPECCFAFWCFWCFACKTSKDYGQCLCLPLLDLFRTGITPAVTMSMRASMRQRYGIKGTMCKDCVYSTFCTACTWCQMSREMKRRNIQIVLVSAKTS, encoded by the exons ATGTCTTCCAAAATGGTCATCAGACAGCCGCAGCCTGTGATGGTCTCCCAGGACTCTGACGAGTGGGGGTCTGGGATTTGtgactgctgtgaaaatgcGCCTGAGT GTTGCTTTGCTTTCTGGTGCTTCTGGTGCTTCGCCTGTAAAACCTCCAAGGATTATGGccagtgtctctgtctccccctgctggatcTTTTCCGCACCGGCATAACCCCAGCGGTCACCATGTCTATGCGGGCCTCCATGCGACAGCGCTACGGCATCAAA GGCACAATGTGCAAGGACTGTGTGTACTCCACCTTCTGCACAGCCTGCACCTGGTGTCAGATGTCCAGGGAGATGAAGAGAAGAAACATCCAGATCGTTCTGGTCAGCGCCAAAACCTCATGA